In the genome of Sulfurimonas autotrophica DSM 16294, the window GATAGTCAAGTGGCCAACGACGGCAGACTGTAAATCTGCTCCCTATGGGTTCAGAGGTTCGACTCCTCTTCCCACCACCATTCACATGCGGGTGTAACTCAGTGGCTAGAGTTCCTGCCTTCCAAGCAGGCTGTCGAGGGTTCGAATCCCTTCACCCGCTCCACTAGTGATTCTGGAAGCTGAAGTATAATTTCTATCTTACTTCATATAATCTATATATTTTTGTAAAAATAAATTTATAGAGTAATCTAATCACAAAAAAACTAATATTAAAATAAAAAAGAATTATTCAATTATTGCTTAGTATAATCTCGTTTGCTCTCGTGGCTCAGGGGTAGAGCACTTCCTTGGTAAGGAAGAGGTCGGCGGTTCAAATCCGCTCGTGAGCTCCATAAAAGCAAAGATTATGTTTTAATTAAGCAATAATTGAATGATTTTTGGGTATAATTCCATTTCAATTCACAATTAAAGTAGGAGAAAACTATGGCAAAAGAAAAGTTTGAACGTAACAAACCCCATGTTAATATTGGTACTATTGGTCACGTTGATCACGGTAAAACAACATTAACAGCAGCTATTACTGCAGTGCTTGCAGTTAAAAATGGTGCAAAATTTATGGATTATGATGCAATCGATAACGCACCTGAAGAAAGAGAGCGTGGTATTACTATCGCTACTTCACACGTAGAGTACGAAACTGATACACGTCACTATGCACACGTTGATTGTCCAGGTCACGCGGATTATGTTAAAAACATGATTACCGGTGCTGCACAAATGGATGGTGCTATTCTTGTTGTTTCTGCAGCGGATGGCCCAATGCCACAAACTCGTGAGCATATCCTTCTTTCAAAACAAGTTGGTGTACCATATATCGTTGTTTTCATGAATAAAGAAGATATGGTTGATGATGAAGAGTTATTAGAACTAGTTGAAATGGAAATTCGTGAACTTTTAGATATGTATGAATTCCCAGGTGATGATACACCAATTACTGCAGGTTCTGCTCTTAAAGCTCTTGAAGAAGCAAAAACTGGTACTCTTGGTGAATGGTCTGAAAAAATTGTTGCACTTATGGATACTGTTGATGAGTACATTCCTGAACCAGTACGTGAAACTGACAAAGATTTCTTAATGCCTGTTGAAGATGTTTTCTCAATCTCTGGTCGTGGTACAGTTGTTACTGGACGTATCGAGCGTGGTGTAGTTAAAGTCGGTGAAGAAGTAGAAATCGTTGGTATCAAAGATACACAAAAAACTACTGTTACTGGTGTTGAAATGTTCCGTAAAGAAATGGAGCAGGGTGAAGCTGGTGATAACTGTGGTATCCTAGTTCGTGGTATTGCGAAAGATGAAGTTGAACGTGGTCAAGTACTTTGTAAGCCAGGTACAATTACACCTCATACTAAGTTTACTGCAGAAATTTATGTTCTAAGTAAAGATGAGGGTGGTCGTCATACTCCATTCTTCAATGGTTATCGTCCACAATTCTATGTACGTACAACAGACGTTACTGGAGCAATCACTTTACCAGAAGGTACTGAAATGGTTATGCCAGGTGATAACGTAAGTATTACTGCTGAGTTAATTCACCCAATTGCAATGGAACAAGGTACTAAGTTCGCTATCCGTGAAGGTGGTAGAACAGTTGGTGCTGGTGTTGTTGCAGAGATTCTTGCATAATTCGCTCATGCGAATATGCAAAATCCTATAAAAGGTAATTTAACATGAGAGAAGCAATTCACTTAGGTTGTGAGAAATGTACAAGACGTAATTATCACACAACAAAAAACAAAAAGACTCACACTGAGAAATTTTCAGTAAGAAAATACTGTAAATGGTGTAAAGAGCACACAAATCACAAAGAGATGAAGCTGTAAGCTTCGCTCTTTTTTTAGGCGTATAGCTCCAATGGTAGAGCACCGGATTCCAAATCCGGGTGTTGGGAGTTCGAGCCTCTCTACGCCTGCCACACATTTATTATTAGTAGAGCAGATCTGCTTTATTTATAATAAATGACATTTCAATATATGGAAAGAAATAGATGAATTTAAGTAAAGTTATCAGTAATGCAAGATTAGAGTTAAGTAAAGTTATCTTTCCTACCAAAGGTCAGGTAAAACAAGCATATATCGCCGTTGTAATCGTTGTCTCAGCAGTGGCTGCATTTCTTGCATTGGTTGATTTACTTATGTCATCTATTATGTCTGTAATTTTAGGTTAAGGAGTTAGTTATGGCACATCAATGGTACTCTATACAGACCTATGGTAGCGACAGAACGGTTAGAGATGCAATCTTTAATATGATAGAAGAACATGGTTTACAAGATTATATTACAGATGTAATTGTCCCGACTGAGGATGTTATAGAAGTAAAAGATGGAAAGAAAAAAGTAAGTGAAAGATCTTTATATTCTGGATATGTATTTGCTCGTATAGATTTAAATACAGAAATACAGCATATGATTCAATCTATACCGAAAGTTTCAGGTTTTATCGGTGAGGGTAATGTTCCTACACCTCTAAGTGAACATGACATTAATGTTATCTTAGATCGTGTAAATAACCGTGCAGCACCAAAACCAAAAGTATTTTTTGATAATGGTGAAACTGTTCGTATTATTGATGGACCTTTTGCTAACTTTACAGCAACTGTTGACGAGTATGATTTAGAACATGGTACTCTAAAACTTAATGTTTCGATTTTTGGAAGAGCTACACCTGTAGATATCTCTTACACTCAAGTCGAAAAAATAATTTAAATTCATAAAAAGGAAAGATTATGGCAAAAAAAGTCATGGATTATATCAAGCTACAAATTGAAGCTGGTAAAGCTAACCCGGCACCACCAGTAGGACCAGCACTAGGACAACGTGGTGTTAACATCATGGAATTCTGTAAAGCGTTTAATGAAAAAACAAAAGATAAAATGGGATTCAAAGTTCCTGTTGTTATTACTGTTTATAATGACAGAAGTTTCTCTTTTGTTACAAAACAACCACCTGCATCTGAATTATTGATGAAAGCAGCTGGCCTTAAAAAAGGAAGTGATAACCCACTTAAAAACAAAGTAGGTTCATTGACTCGTGCACAGCTTATGGAAGTTGTTGAAGCAAAAATTGAAGATTTAAATACAGATGACAAAGATATGGCTGCTAATACATTAGCCGGTTCTGCACGTTCAATCGGTATAGAAATTAAAGACTAATTTCAAAAACAATCATCGACCACAATGATTTAAAATTATGTGGCAGAATTAATATGGAGATTTGTAATGAGCAAAAGATATAAACAATTATTAGAAAAAATTGATAATACAAAATCATACGGTGTAGAAGAAGCGTCTGCAACTGTAAAAGATTTAAAAAGTGCAAAATTTGACGAAACAGTTGAAATTGCAATGAACTTGAATGTTGACCCACGTCATGCTGACCAAATGGTTCGCGGTGCTATCGTTCTTCCTCACGGAACAGGTAAAACAGTTCGTGTTGCTGTATTTGCTAAAGGTGCAAAAGCTGATGAAGCAAAAGCTGCCGGTGCAGATATTGTTGGAACTGATGATTTAGTTGCACAAATTAAAGAAGGTATCTTTAACTTTGATGTAGTTGTTGCAGCACCTGATTGTATGGGCCTTGTTGGTCAAATAGGTCGTATTTTAGGACCAAAAGGTTTAATGCCTAACCCTAAAACTGGTACAGTTACACCAGATGTTGCTACTGCTGTTAACAATGTTAAAGGCGGTCAGGTTAACTTTAGGGTTGATAAAAAAGGTAATATCCACGCTGGTATCGGTAAAGCAAGTTTTGATGCGAAACAAATTGAAGAAAACCTAACTACTTTTCTTGTGGCAATTAATAAGCAAAAACCTGCATCTGCAAAGGGACGCTACATTAAAAATGCTGCATTGAGCTTAACAATGAGTCCTGCTGTTAAACTTGATGTTATAGAATTAGCTGATATTAAATAATTTTCATCTCTCCTTTGTGGGAGTGTGAAAATTTTTATTGTGATATAATGGATATATTACAATAAAGATTTTCGTTTTGGAAATCTGAATTACTTGGACTAAAGATAGTTGGGGGTATCTGCCGTGTCGGCAGTTAGCTTAATCGTTACCTTTCGCCCCTCTTGAAGTTATGTCTGGAAAGGAGAACTATATATGCTTAAGTCAAAAAAAGCTGAAGTAATTGAACAATTAACTACTTCATTTGCTAATACTACAGCAGTTGTTATTTGTGACTACAAAGGTTTGACAGTAAGTCAACTAGAAGAGTTACGTAAAGCTGCTCGTGCAAAAGACACAAGTGTTCAGGTTGTTAAAAATACTTTAGCAACAATTGCACTGAATAATGCTGAAATGAGCGGTGTTGAAATCAAAGATACAAATATTTTTATTTGGTCTGATGATGTCATCAATGCTGCAAAAATTGCCGCTGATTTCGCTAAAGATCATGACAAGTTCGTGATTAAAGCCGGTTATTTAGATAAAGAACCTGCAAACGTAGCTAAAATTGAAGCATTCGCCAAACTTCCTGGTCGTGATGAGCTTCTTGGTATGCTTGCTGCTACTTGGATGGCTCCAATTACAAACCTTGCAGTTGGAATCGATGCTTTACGTAGAAAAAAAGAAGAAGAGGCTTAATAGCCCTATTTCATAGTGATTCATTTCACTAAACAAAAAATTAATAAAAAACAAGGAGCTATATTATGGCTGTTACTAAAGAAGACGTATTAGAATTTATTTCTGGTTTATCTGTTCTTGAGCTTTCTGAGCTTGTAAAAGAATTTGAAGAAAAATTTGGTGTTTCTGCACAACCTGTTGCTGTTGCCGGTGTTGCTGGTGAAGCTGGCGGTGCTGCTGCTGAGCAAACTGAATTCAATGTTATCTTAACTGACGTTGGTGCGAAAAAAATCGGTGTTATTAAAGCTGTTCGTGCTTTAACTGGTCTTGGACTAAAAGAAGCAAAAGAAGCATGTGAAAGCTTACCATCTACAATCAAAGAGGGTGTAGATAAAGAAACTGCTGAAGAAGCAAAAGCTGCTTTAGAAGAAGCTGGTGCTGCAGTAGAAGTTAAGTAAATATAACTTAACAAATTGTGGGGGCTTTGTCCCTCCTTTTTTTGGGCGCTTTAGCGAAGAGAAAAGACTCTCTTGGCTAAAGTGCCCTTATGTCGTTTATAAGCACTATAAAAAATCTCTTATTGTAAGAGTGACCCTATCTATCTAGAGACGTCTAGATATGATCCGCTAAATACTTAAATTTAGCCCTAATTAACAACTTATCGAGGTAGCCTATGTTAAACACTTTATATTCCGGAAACCGTCTTCGTGTAGACTTCTCTAAAACTCCTCAAGAAATTGAAGTACCAAATTTACTCCAACTGCAACAAAGTTCATATGACACATTTTTGATGTTACATGCAAAAAACAGAAGCCAAAGCGGTATTGAAAAAGTATTTCAATCAGTATTTCCTATTCATGATGCACAAAACAGGTTAACTGTTGAGTATATTGAGTCAGAAGTAACAAATCCAAAATATACAGTTCGTGAGTGTATGGAGAGAGGGCTTACATATGCAGTAAGTCTTAGAATGA includes:
- the rpmG gene encoding 50S ribosomal protein L33, with amino-acid sequence MREAIHLGCEKCTRRNYHTTKNKKTHTEKFSVRKYCKWCKEHTNHKEMKL
- the rplK gene encoding 50S ribosomal protein L11, which gives rise to MAKKVMDYIKLQIEAGKANPAPPVGPALGQRGVNIMEFCKAFNEKTKDKMGFKVPVVITVYNDRSFSFVTKQPPASELLMKAAGLKKGSDNPLKNKVGSLTRAQLMEVVEAKIEDLNTDDKDMAANTLAGSARSIGIEIKD
- the tuf gene encoding elongation factor Tu, producing the protein MAKEKFERNKPHVNIGTIGHVDHGKTTLTAAITAVLAVKNGAKFMDYDAIDNAPEERERGITIATSHVEYETDTRHYAHVDCPGHADYVKNMITGAAQMDGAILVVSAADGPMPQTREHILLSKQVGVPYIVVFMNKEDMVDDEELLELVEMEIRELLDMYEFPGDDTPITAGSALKALEEAKTGTLGEWSEKIVALMDTVDEYIPEPVRETDKDFLMPVEDVFSISGRGTVVTGRIERGVVKVGEEVEIVGIKDTQKTTVTGVEMFRKEMEQGEAGDNCGILVRGIAKDEVERGQVLCKPGTITPHTKFTAEIYVLSKDEGGRHTPFFNGYRPQFYVRTTDVTGAITLPEGTEMVMPGDNVSITAELIHPIAMEQGTKFAIREGGRTVGAGVVAEILA
- the rplL gene encoding 50S ribosomal protein L7/L12, with protein sequence MAVTKEDVLEFISGLSVLELSELVKEFEEKFGVSAQPVAVAGVAGEAGGAAAEQTEFNVILTDVGAKKIGVIKAVRALTGLGLKEAKEACESLPSTIKEGVDKETAEEAKAALEEAGAAVEVK
- the rplJ gene encoding 50S ribosomal protein L10; this translates as MLKSKKAEVIEQLTTSFANTTAVVICDYKGLTVSQLEELRKAARAKDTSVQVVKNTLATIALNNAEMSGVEIKDTNIFIWSDDVINAAKIAADFAKDHDKFVIKAGYLDKEPANVAKIEAFAKLPGRDELLGMLAATWMAPITNLAVGIDALRRKKEEEA
- the rplA gene encoding 50S ribosomal protein L1; the protein is MSKRYKQLLEKIDNTKSYGVEEASATVKDLKSAKFDETVEIAMNLNVDPRHADQMVRGAIVLPHGTGKTVRVAVFAKGAKADEAKAAGADIVGTDDLVAQIKEGIFNFDVVVAAPDCMGLVGQIGRILGPKGLMPNPKTGTVTPDVATAVNNVKGGQVNFRVDKKGNIHAGIGKASFDAKQIEENLTTFLVAINKQKPASAKGRYIKNAALSLTMSPAVKLDVIELADIK
- the secE gene encoding preprotein translocase subunit SecE; translated protein: MNLSKVISNARLELSKVIFPTKGQVKQAYIAVVIVVSAVAAFLALVDLLMSSIMSVILG
- the nusG gene encoding transcription termination/antitermination protein NusG — translated: MAHQWYSIQTYGSDRTVRDAIFNMIEEHGLQDYITDVIVPTEDVIEVKDGKKKVSERSLYSGYVFARIDLNTEIQHMIQSIPKVSGFIGEGNVPTPLSEHDINVILDRVNNRAAPKPKVFFDNGETVRIIDGPFANFTATVDEYDLEHGTLKLNVSIFGRATPVDISYTQVEKII